The proteins below come from a single Diceros bicornis minor isolate mBicDic1 chromosome 3, mDicBic1.mat.cur, whole genome shotgun sequence genomic window:
- the CEP41 gene encoding centrosomal protein of 41 kDa isoform X3 gives MTKYTEKLEEIKKNYRYKKDELFKRLKVTTFAQLVIQVASLSDQTLEVTAEEIQRLEDNDSATSDPDAELTARTNGKGSPGEQSPSPVQFINSVGAGDSSRSTLQSVISGVGELDLDKGLVKKAEPNTKDKPYPDCPFLLLDVRDRDSYQQCHIVGAYSYPIATLSRTMNPYSNDILEYKNAHGKIIILYDDDERLASQAATTMCERGFENLFMLSGGLKVLAQKFPEGLITGSLPASCQQALPPSSARKRSSPKVPPPPAENKWRFTPEDLRKIEYYLEEDQGPADNPSRLSQANASGRDSKVPGARSIRSGQNLPTGGPASHPNPRSLGSGHLQGKPWK, from the exons ATGACTAAATACACTGAGAAGCTAGAAGAGATCAAAAAAA ATTATAGATACAAAAAAGATGAGCTTTTCAAGAGACTAAAAGTTACAACTTTTGCCCAGCTG GTCATCCAAGTTGCTTCCCTATCTGATCAAACACTAGAAGTGACAGCTGAGGAGATTCAAAGGCTAGAAG ACAACGATTCTGCAACTTCAGACCCTGATGCTGAACTCACTGCCAGGACCAACGGGAAAGGGAGCCCCGGGGAGCAGTCACCCAGCCCTGTCCAGTTCATAAATAGCGTGGGAGCTGGCGACTCCAGTCGCTCGACTCTTCAGAG CGTCATCAGTGGTGTTGGGGAACTGGATCTAGACAAAGGGCTAGTGAAGAAAGCAGAGCCCAACACCAAAGACAAACCTTATCCCGACTGCCCCTTCCTGCTGCTAGATGTGCGAGATAGAGATTCTTACCAGCAGTGCCACATTGTTGGAG CTTACAGTTACCCAATTGCAACTCTGTCTAGAACAATGAACCCTTATTCAAATGATATTCTTGAATAT AAAAATGCCCACGGCAAGATCATCATTCTGTATGACGACGATGAGAGGCTGGCCAGCCAGGCGGCCACCACCATGTGTGAGCGGGGATTTGAAAACCTCTTCATGCTTTCTGGAG GTCTAAAAGTCTTAGCTCAGAAATTCCCAGAAGGACTGATTACGGGTTCCCTGCCAGCATCTTGCCAGCAGGCCCTTCCTCCTAGTTCTGCCCGGAAACGATCCAGCCCCAAAGTGCCGCCTCCACCAGCTGAGAATAAATGGAGATTTACCCCGGAAGACCTAAGAAAGATAGAATACTACTTGGAAGAGGATCAGGGTCCTGCAGACAATCCTA GCCGGCTGAGCCAAGCTAATGCTTCCGGAAGAGACTCCAAGGTTCCAGGCGCCCGCAGTATCCGCAGCGGTCAGAACCTGCCCACAGGGGGCCCTGCCAGCCACCCGAACCCCCGCTCACTCGGCAGTGGCCACCTGCAAGGCAAACCCTGGAAGTAA
- the CEP41 gene encoding centrosomal protein of 41 kDa isoform X2: MSVRRHIGNPEYLTRRIPQNPKYQHVKSRLDTGNSMTKYTEKLEEIKKNYRYKKDELFKRLKVTTFAQLVIQVASLSDQTLEVTAEEIQRLEDNDSATSDPDAELTARTNGKGSPGEQSPSPVQFINSVGAGDSSRSTLQSVISGVGELDLDKGLVKKAEPNTKDKPYPDCPFLLLDVRDRDSYQQCHIVGAYSYPIATLSRTMNPYSNDILEYKNAHGKIIILYDDDERLASQAATTMCERGFENLFMLSGGLKVLAQKFPEGLITGSLPASCQQALPPSSARKRSSPKVPPPPAENKWRFTPEDLRKIEYYLEEDQGPADNPSRLSQANASGRDSKVPGARSIRSGQNLPTGGPASHPNPRSLGSGHLQGKPWK; this comes from the exons GTAACAGTATGACTAAATACACTGAGAAGCTAGAAGAGATCAAAAAAA ATTATAGATACAAAAAAGATGAGCTTTTCAAGAGACTAAAAGTTACAACTTTTGCCCAGCTG GTCATCCAAGTTGCTTCCCTATCTGATCAAACACTAGAAGTGACAGCTGAGGAGATTCAAAGGCTAGAAG ACAACGATTCTGCAACTTCAGACCCTGATGCTGAACTCACTGCCAGGACCAACGGGAAAGGGAGCCCCGGGGAGCAGTCACCCAGCCCTGTCCAGTTCATAAATAGCGTGGGAGCTGGCGACTCCAGTCGCTCGACTCTTCAGAG CGTCATCAGTGGTGTTGGGGAACTGGATCTAGACAAAGGGCTAGTGAAGAAAGCAGAGCCCAACACCAAAGACAAACCTTATCCCGACTGCCCCTTCCTGCTGCTAGATGTGCGAGATAGAGATTCTTACCAGCAGTGCCACATTGTTGGAG CTTACAGTTACCCAATTGCAACTCTGTCTAGAACAATGAACCCTTATTCAAATGATATTCTTGAATAT AAAAATGCCCACGGCAAGATCATCATTCTGTATGACGACGATGAGAGGCTGGCCAGCCAGGCGGCCACCACCATGTGTGAGCGGGGATTTGAAAACCTCTTCATGCTTTCTGGAG GTCTAAAAGTCTTAGCTCAGAAATTCCCAGAAGGACTGATTACGGGTTCCCTGCCAGCATCTTGCCAGCAGGCCCTTCCTCCTAGTTCTGCCCGGAAACGATCCAGCCCCAAAGTGCCGCCTCCACCAGCTGAGAATAAATGGAGATTTACCCCGGAAGACCTAAGAAAGATAGAATACTACTTGGAAGAGGATCAGGGTCCTGCAGACAATCCTA GCCGGCTGAGCCAAGCTAATGCTTCCGGAAGAGACTCCAAGGTTCCAGGCGCCCGCAGTATCCGCAGCGGTCAGAACCTGCCCACAGGGGGCCCTGCCAGCCACCCGAACCCCCGCTCACTCGGCAGTGGCCACCTGCAAGGCAAACCCTGGAAGTAA